Genomic DNA from Lactuca sativa cultivar Salinas chromosome 8, Lsat_Salinas_v11, whole genome shotgun sequence:
TGATCTTGGTCATCGAAAAGGTTGCACATTTATAGCTATTGCTACATCTCCCTTAAAGACTAATGGGAATGGAGCTGATTGCAAGGGTAGTGAACCTGTAGTTGTTTATGCATTAACAGATTCAGGTGGATAGTTTGCATTGCTTTTTCATGAAttcaacctaaaccctaatttgttccACTTTGTGTTTGCATATCTAAATTGTTTTCCCTCTTTGACTTGCAGGTGTTTTATGCCTTCTACATGGTGGGTTGGCAATTACACATTCAGTGGATCTAAAGGTAAATGATGCTGCATGTAAATCTTGACACCAATGCCTTAGTATTGTTATTGTATTATtgtatataataattattatattatcaAACTATTAGGTTGAAAAAGGCTATGGATTATCAGCATCACAAGAGTTCATAGCATGTGCATGCAATAATGGCGTTGTAAAACTATACACTCATGGTTCCCTTGAATATGCTGGAGACTTGCATTATAGTGAAGTAAAAGTCTCTCAAGAGGGAATTCAACAACTGCCTACCTTTCCAGATGCAATAGCTTGCCAATTTTCTACCTCAAGAACACTCGGTAATGTTTCTTTTTCATTAACTTTTCAAGAAAAAGATGAAAGAATCATGTTTATGTTTTTCTATTTCTCAGTGGTGGTTTACAGAGATCACAGCCTCTATATTTGGAACATACATGGAAAGTACGAGGTAATTATGCAATCTTTCATTGACTAAAAAAAACCATAGGTGTATTACATCTGATTCTTTTCTCAGTTTATACAGAAATTCGATTCGATAATCAATTGTTATGTTGTTTAGGCTACAAAATGTTGTGTGCTAGTTTCACATGGTGGATGCATATGGGATATCAAAAACCTTTCATGTGAAAACAATCATGATCCTTCTCTTGCATGTGTTGCTAGAGGTTGCACAGGTGGAGTTTCCTTTGCAACATGTTCATCAGATGGAAGTATCAGATTATGGGATCTTGCATTGCAATCTTTATCAACAGATCAACATCCTCCCATCAATGAACCACTTGCCACTTCATCATGTTTAGGTAACAACTAACAACTAACAAACATCATATGCTTTTAAGGGTTTTACTCCAAATTCAAATTTCTTTCTTTTGATTGTGTGCAGTTAGTGGTGGAACTTTTGAACGTGAATCAATAGTATCAGGTGTTGTCACTCAAGGGTATCGATCTATGGCAGTTAGTTCAGATGGAAAGCATCTTGCTGCTGGTGATTCTCATGGAAACCTGCATGTTTTTAACCTAAACACATCTCACTATACATGCATACAGGTTTCAGATTATAaacttattataatttttaaatacCCTTTTTCCCAATTTCCATAATCACATAAATCGCCTTGCAGAATGTTCATGAAGGAGAAATTCTTTCCTTGAATTTCAGCTTCCCAATTGAAAGCTACTATTTTCTTGCTTCAGGGGGAAGTGATAAAAGGATACATCTTTTTGATGTAAACAGGTTTGAGTTTGACTTGTGTCAGTTTTACCCTTGATATAGTTCTTTAAATTTCCATTCATGAATTTGAATCTTTATATTCTTTGACATATCTCAGGAGTTTTGATCTGATTGCAAGTGTTGGTGATCATTCATCTGCTGTGAATTCAGTACAACTCATTGGACATGGGAACAAACTTATTACTTGTACTTCTGATAGGTGAGTTTCTATTTTCTAATTTCtattgtgtattttttttttatacctTATAGTGTTTTACTTCtgaatttaatgttttttttctttattatgaAGGTCTTTAATCTTCCGTGATGTTGACATCAGCAATGATTATAATATTTCTCATTCACATCAGCAAAAGACATCTCATGGAAATGTACATGACATAGCCATTGATCCAATCACACATACTGCTGTTACCCTTGGACAGGTAAGCTTTAAAAAACTTGAAATGCAGATTTGttcaatgcaagaaatagcaatgtactttcattgattatttttatttttatttttattgatcaAGTTAATTTAATACTATAGGATAAGAAGATAAACATGTTTGATATTGCTTCTGGGGAAGTAATTAGATCATTTAAACAGAGTGAAGAATATGGGGAGCCGATAAaagtaagtattttttttttttatattttcagcatggatTTATTTGATTTAATTTAATGACGGATTTGCCCCTCAGGTTGTGTTGGACCCAAGTTGTAGCTATGTGGTGTGTTCTTATTCTGATAGATCTATCTGCATGTATGATGTAACCAGTGGAGAAATTGTTGCACGTGCAATGGGGCATGGTGATGCCATTAATGCCATCATTTTTTTACCTGACTGCAAGCATATAGTCTCTGTGAGTAGTATATAAAAAACTTCAAGTGGAAGGGCATTTTAGGAAATTGTTGCATTTTTCTTACTATTaactttattgattttttttttcaggtaGGAAGTGATAGCTGTATATTTGTTTGGAAAGTTCCTAGTCTTATGACATTAAGAATGCTGCAAAAAATGAATGGAAGTTCATGCCCTTTGTCCCCAAGTGCTATTACTCAACTTCCATCTGTCAATCAAATTAAATTTAATAAAGAAAAGTATCTCAGATCGCAAGCCACAGGTGCAAATTTCCTAAAATGCCCTCAACAACAGACATCATCAGCGTTCAGATTTAGCGTATCCAGACTTCCACAGTGGGCAAAATCAAAAGTCACGAGTCCTTTGGTTATTCCCATGGACCCTATATCATCTGAACATTCTTCTCCCTCAAAATCTACCACTTGTGTAGAAGATGCTGACGTGGACTTTACATTCGCGTTACAATTACATACACCACGCAACGACAGTAATACAGATTCAACGAAGAGATTGTCGACAAGTTCATCTGATGCGAGTAATAGCAAAGATTGcaggtatttttttttattatcgaGAAGAGAATAAATAACAATCAGCAAGTGAATTTACGGTTTTGCCCTTGTGGTATTTAAACAACGTGATACAGGAGCTTCGCATTGGATAAACGATGGGTGACTATTCATACTGTATGTTTAGATGTATTAAACTCTCCCGAAGTTTACAGCCTTATGAAGGAACAAATGACGCCTATGAAAAAAAGCTATTCCAGAAGGTTTTCTATAACTGATCATGAAGATTCCGGAA
This window encodes:
- the LOC111884086 gene encoding uncharacterized protein LOC111884086 isoform X1 gives rise to the protein MKPNRKLKKPQTSYSKFDLEEIIGLTVRNGNGLASSISNSKFVYMAGCVVVLYDIDLGTQSHFMVSNRSPKPLSCVAVSHDGSYIAAGESGQQPSIIVWSSATMASVPELKGHRYGVACMAFSPDGKHLVSVGIPQDGYLCLWDWRSGALVKKLKACSSFSAVSSVTFSADANFILTAGKRHLKVWTVGHPTKSQPKTKAVSLTMHGKTVDLGHRKGCTFIAIATSPLKTNGNGADCKGSEPVVVYALTDSGVLCLLHGGLAITHSVDLKVEKGYGLSASQEFIACACNNGVVKLYTHGSLEYAGDLHYSEVKVSQEGIQQLPTFPDAIACQFSTSRTLVVVYRDHSLYIWNIHGKYEATKCCVLVSHGGCIWDIKNLSCENNHDPSLACVARGCTGGVSFATCSSDGSIRLWDLALQSLSTDQHPPINEPLATSSCLVSGGTFERESIVSGVVTQGYRSMAVSSDGKHLAAGDSHGNLHVFNLNTSHYTCIQNVHEGEILSLNFSFPIESYYFLASGGSDKRIHLFDVNRSFDLIASVGDHSSAVNSVQLIGHGNKLITCTSDRSLIFRDVDISNDYNISHSHQQKTSHGNVHDIAIDPITHTAVTLGQDKKINMFDIASGEVIRSFKQSEEYGEPIKVVLDPSCSYVVCSYSDRSICMYDVTSGEIVARAMGHGDAINAIIFLPDCKHIVSVGSDSCIFVWKVPSLMTLRMLQKMNGSSCPLSPSAITQLPSVNQIKFNKEKYLRSQATGANFLKCPQQQTSSAFRFSVSRLPQWAKSKVTSPLVIPMDPISSEHSSPSKSTTCVEDADVDFTFALQLHTPRNDSNTDSTKRLSTSSSDASNSKDCRSFALDKRWVTIHTVCLDVLNSPEVYSLMKEQMTPMKKSYSRRFSITDHEDSGRGSNTQHQQEMVRSSNSTTEHEMENIKDQKDDNDMKRNGKQNTLFDACKEALKTLEASSKTTLDLFSKLTHENLEGQEGNFYSEAAEMLPSIAKNVNEIAKIVSSCGGDKVEIPGFEPLLGKFAESLSQRVIELLKENCPNL
- the LOC111884086 gene encoding uncharacterized protein LOC111884086 isoform X2, translated to MHGKTVDLGHRKGCTFIAIATSPLKTNGNGADCKGSEPVVVYALTDSGVLCLLHGGLAITHSVDLKVEKGYGLSASQEFIACACNNGVVKLYTHGSLEYAGDLHYSEVKVSQEGIQQLPTFPDAIACQFSTSRTLVVVYRDHSLYIWNIHGKYEATKCCVLVSHGGCIWDIKNLSCENNHDPSLACVARGCTGGVSFATCSSDGSIRLWDLALQSLSTDQHPPINEPLATSSCLVSGGTFERESIVSGVVTQGYRSMAVSSDGKHLAAGDSHGNLHVFNLNTSHYTCIQNVHEGEILSLNFSFPIESYYFLASGGSDKRIHLFDVNRSFDLIASVGDHSSAVNSVQLIGHGNKLITCTSDRSLIFRDVDISNDYNISHSHQQKTSHGNVHDIAIDPITHTAVTLGQDKKINMFDIASGEVIRSFKQSEEYGEPIKVVLDPSCSYVVCSYSDRSICMYDVTSGEIVARAMGHGDAINAIIFLPDCKHIVSVGSDSCIFVWKVPSLMTLRMLQKMNGSSCPLSPSAITQLPSVNQIKFNKEKYLRSQATGANFLKCPQQQTSSAFRFSVSRLPQWAKSKVTSPLVIPMDPISSEHSSPSKSTTCVEDADVDFTFALQLHTPRNDSNTDSTKRLSTSSSDASNSKDCRSFALDKRWVTIHTVCLDVLNSPEVYSLMKEQMTPMKKSYSRRFSITDHEDSGRGSNTQHQQEMVRSSNSTTEHEMENIKDQKDDNDMKRNGKQNTLFDACKEALKTLEASSKTTLDLFSKLTHENLEGQEGNFYSEAAEMLPSIAKNVNEIAKIVSSCGGDKVEIPGFEPLLGKFAESLSQRVIELLKENCPNL